Proteins from a genomic interval of Cuculus canorus isolate bCucCan1 chromosome 17, bCucCan1.pri, whole genome shotgun sequence:
- the P2RX7 gene encoding P2X purinoceptor 7 isoform X2 → MWMFAIFPLCNHCSGYLAVNSFFVMTNMIKTENQLEQECPEYPSAKSICSSDQSCKKGSVDVHSHGILTGRCVRYNTAVKTCEVRAWCPVESMETPPEPAVLRSSEDFTVLIKNNIHFPKFNDTVLNIPPILNTSCTYNKKTSPLCPIFRLGDILKEANQNFSEVAVKGGIIAIEINWDCNLDRWFYDCSPKYSFRRLDDKKITPGFHFRYARYYKLPDGKEQRTLFKVYGIRFDVLVFGTGRKFDAIELIKNVGSMISYFGLVVTIMELLIRIGQCASCGKSPFYKIYNRRKYEILPFSRQVIYVSYVDEPYVTLIQKPLKTSLQHTEGTIVESHPVKFCDADSCCNSEFNENHDNEQYELRQPLREGAHSPDSRKWCFCGKCQPTEKYHEQLCCRRKEGQCITTTHSFQQLVLCSDTLKKALLYKYPFLILTDANINKELRHFAYKQYIHWSFGSFDLEDRAVVPNCCRWKIRDTYPKAINNYIGFNVE, encoded by the exons GCGGTGAACTCTTTTTTTGTGATGACCAACATGATTAAGACAGAGAATCAGCTTGAGCAAGAGTGCCCTGag tatccCTCTGCCAAATCTATCTGCTCTTCAGACCAGTCCTGTAAAAAAGGGAGTGTAGATGTCCACAGTCATG GAATTCTAACAGGAAGATGTGTGCGTTATAATACAGCTGTTAAAACCTGTGAGGTCAGGGCATGGTGCCCTGTGGAATCCATGGAAACCCCCCCTGA gcCTGCTGTTCTGAGGAGTTCTGAAGACTTCACTGTGCTAATAAAGAACAACATTCACTTCCCAAAATTTAATGACACTGT ACTAAATATTCCACcaattttaaatacttcctgCACATATAACAAGAAAACATCCCCACTCTGTCCAATTTTCCGTCTGGGAGATATCCTTAAGGAAGCAAACCAGAACTTTTCTGAGGTGGCAGTAAAG GGAGGAATCATTGCCATTGAGATTAACTGGGACTGTAACTTGGACAGATGGTTTTATGACTGCAGTCCGAAGTATAGTTTCCGCCGCCttgatgacaaaaaaataacGCCTGGATTCCACTTCAG ATACGCAAGGTACTACAAGCTACCAGatgggaaggagcagagaacCCTTTTCAAAGTCTATGGAATACGCTTTGATGTCCTTGTCTTCGGCACA GGTAGAAAATTTGATGCCATTgaactaattaaaaatgttgGGTCCATGATATCCTATTTTGGCTTG GTTGTGACTATCATGGAACTTCTTATTCGCATAGGTCAGTGCGCCAGCTGTGGCAAATCACCTTTCTACAAAATTTACAACAGGAGAAAGTATGAAATTCTGCCGTTTTCAAGACAG GTCATCTATGTGTCCTATGTGGATGAGCCATATGTTACGTTGATACAGAAGCCTCTGAAAACAAGCTTACAACATACCGAAGGCACCATTGTTGAG AGCCACCCTGTGAAATTCTGTGATGCCGACAGCTGCTGCAACAGCGAGTTCAACGAGAACCATGATAATGAACAATACGAGCTGCGGCAGCCTCTCAGAGAAGGGGCTCATTCCCCAGACTCCCGAAAGTGGTGCTTCTGCGGCAAATGCCAGCCAACAGAGAAGTACcatgagcagctctgctgccgAAGGAAAGAAGGGCAGTGCATCACAACCACCCATTCATTTCAGCAGCTCGTGCTGTGCAGTGACACCCTGAAGAAAGCCCTTCTCTACAAATACCCCTTTCTGATCTTGACAGATGCCAATATCAACAAAGAGCTGCGTCACTTTGCTTACAAGCAATACATTCACTGGAGCTTTGGCTCTTTTGATCTAGAAGACAGAGCTGTTGTCCCAAATTGCTGCAGGTGGAAAATTAGAGATACTTATCCCAAAGCAATCAACAACTATATTGGTTTTAATGTGGAATAA
- the P2RX7 gene encoding P2X purinoceptor 7 isoform X1 yields the protein MGVGGWLKSMTDYDTPKQIRIQSVTCGCLQSFLYATIALAICCIVIKYRLHQEVDEVNSSIRTSVKGVVDASNRIWDTAEYTISMQAVNSFFVMTNMIKTENQLEQECPEYPSAKSICSSDQSCKKGSVDVHSHGILTGRCVRYNTAVKTCEVRAWCPVESMETPPEPAVLRSSEDFTVLIKNNIHFPKFNDTVLNIPPILNTSCTYNKKTSPLCPIFRLGDILKEANQNFSEVAVKGGIIAIEINWDCNLDRWFYDCSPKYSFRRLDDKKITPGFHFRYARYYKLPDGKEQRTLFKVYGIRFDVLVFGTGRKFDAIELIKNVGSMISYFGLVVTIMELLIRIGQCASCGKSPFYKIYNRRKYEILPFSRQVIYVSYVDEPYVTLIQKPLKTSLQHTEGTIVESHPVKFCDADSCCNSEFNENHDNEQYELRQPLREGAHSPDSRKWCFCGKCQPTEKYHEQLCCRRKEGQCITTTHSFQQLVLCSDTLKKALLYKYPFLILTDANINKELRHFAYKQYIHWSFGSFDLEDRAVVPNCCRWKIRDTYPKAINNYIGFNVE from the exons TTGTATAGTCATCAAATACAGACTCCATCAGGAGGTAGATGAAGTTAACAGCTCAATTCGCACTAGTGTGAAGGGAGTGGTTGACGCAAGCAACAGGATCTGGGATACAGCAGAATACACTATATCAATGCAG GCGGTGAACTCTTTTTTTGTGATGACCAACATGATTAAGACAGAGAATCAGCTTGAGCAAGAGTGCCCTGag tatccCTCTGCCAAATCTATCTGCTCTTCAGACCAGTCCTGTAAAAAAGGGAGTGTAGATGTCCACAGTCATG GAATTCTAACAGGAAGATGTGTGCGTTATAATACAGCTGTTAAAACCTGTGAGGTCAGGGCATGGTGCCCTGTGGAATCCATGGAAACCCCCCCTGA gcCTGCTGTTCTGAGGAGTTCTGAAGACTTCACTGTGCTAATAAAGAACAACATTCACTTCCCAAAATTTAATGACACTGT ACTAAATATTCCACcaattttaaatacttcctgCACATATAACAAGAAAACATCCCCACTCTGTCCAATTTTCCGTCTGGGAGATATCCTTAAGGAAGCAAACCAGAACTTTTCTGAGGTGGCAGTAAAG GGAGGAATCATTGCCATTGAGATTAACTGGGACTGTAACTTGGACAGATGGTTTTATGACTGCAGTCCGAAGTATAGTTTCCGCCGCCttgatgacaaaaaaataacGCCTGGATTCCACTTCAG ATACGCAAGGTACTACAAGCTACCAGatgggaaggagcagagaacCCTTTTCAAAGTCTATGGAATACGCTTTGATGTCCTTGTCTTCGGCACA GGTAGAAAATTTGATGCCATTgaactaattaaaaatgttgGGTCCATGATATCCTATTTTGGCTTG GTTGTGACTATCATGGAACTTCTTATTCGCATAGGTCAGTGCGCCAGCTGTGGCAAATCACCTTTCTACAAAATTTACAACAGGAGAAAGTATGAAATTCTGCCGTTTTCAAGACAG GTCATCTATGTGTCCTATGTGGATGAGCCATATGTTACGTTGATACAGAAGCCTCTGAAAACAAGCTTACAACATACCGAAGGCACCATTGTTGAG AGCCACCCTGTGAAATTCTGTGATGCCGACAGCTGCTGCAACAGCGAGTTCAACGAGAACCATGATAATGAACAATACGAGCTGCGGCAGCCTCTCAGAGAAGGGGCTCATTCCCCAGACTCCCGAAAGTGGTGCTTCTGCGGCAAATGCCAGCCAACAGAGAAGTACcatgagcagctctgctgccgAAGGAAAGAAGGGCAGTGCATCACAACCACCCATTCATTTCAGCAGCTCGTGCTGTGCAGTGACACCCTGAAGAAAGCCCTTCTCTACAAATACCCCTTTCTGATCTTGACAGATGCCAATATCAACAAAGAGCTGCGTCACTTTGCTTACAAGCAATACATTCACTGGAGCTTTGGCTCTTTTGATCTAGAAGACAGAGCTGTTGTCCCAAATTGCTGCAGGTGGAAAATTAGAGATACTTATCCCAAAGCAATCAACAACTATATTGGTTTTAATGTGGAATAA
- the P2RX7 gene encoding P2X purinoceptor 7 isoform X3, giving the protein MILRNKYAFRALHVDVCNLSSMQPLLWLFGILTGRCVRYNTAVKTCEVRAWCPVESMETPPEPAVLRSSEDFTVLIKNNIHFPKFNDTVLNIPPILNTSCTYNKKTSPLCPIFRLGDILKEANQNFSEVAVKGGIIAIEINWDCNLDRWFYDCSPKYSFRRLDDKKITPGFHFRYARYYKLPDGKEQRTLFKVYGIRFDVLVFGTGRKFDAIELIKNVGSMISYFGLVVTIMELLIRIGQCASCGKSPFYKIYNRRKYEILPFSRQVIYVSYVDEPYVTLIQKPLKTSLQHTEGTIVESHPVKFCDADSCCNSEFNENHDNEQYELRQPLREGAHSPDSRKWCFCGKCQPTEKYHEQLCCRRKEGQCITTTHSFQQLVLCSDTLKKALLYKYPFLILTDANINKELRHFAYKQYIHWSFGSFDLEDRAVVPNCCRWKIRDTYPKAINNYIGFNVE; this is encoded by the exons GAATTCTAACAGGAAGATGTGTGCGTTATAATACAGCTGTTAAAACCTGTGAGGTCAGGGCATGGTGCCCTGTGGAATCCATGGAAACCCCCCCTGA gcCTGCTGTTCTGAGGAGTTCTGAAGACTTCACTGTGCTAATAAAGAACAACATTCACTTCCCAAAATTTAATGACACTGT ACTAAATATTCCACcaattttaaatacttcctgCACATATAACAAGAAAACATCCCCACTCTGTCCAATTTTCCGTCTGGGAGATATCCTTAAGGAAGCAAACCAGAACTTTTCTGAGGTGGCAGTAAAG GGAGGAATCATTGCCATTGAGATTAACTGGGACTGTAACTTGGACAGATGGTTTTATGACTGCAGTCCGAAGTATAGTTTCCGCCGCCttgatgacaaaaaaataacGCCTGGATTCCACTTCAG ATACGCAAGGTACTACAAGCTACCAGatgggaaggagcagagaacCCTTTTCAAAGTCTATGGAATACGCTTTGATGTCCTTGTCTTCGGCACA GGTAGAAAATTTGATGCCATTgaactaattaaaaatgttgGGTCCATGATATCCTATTTTGGCTTG GTTGTGACTATCATGGAACTTCTTATTCGCATAGGTCAGTGCGCCAGCTGTGGCAAATCACCTTTCTACAAAATTTACAACAGGAGAAAGTATGAAATTCTGCCGTTTTCAAGACAG GTCATCTATGTGTCCTATGTGGATGAGCCATATGTTACGTTGATACAGAAGCCTCTGAAAACAAGCTTACAACATACCGAAGGCACCATTGTTGAG AGCCACCCTGTGAAATTCTGTGATGCCGACAGCTGCTGCAACAGCGAGTTCAACGAGAACCATGATAATGAACAATACGAGCTGCGGCAGCCTCTCAGAGAAGGGGCTCATTCCCCAGACTCCCGAAAGTGGTGCTTCTGCGGCAAATGCCAGCCAACAGAGAAGTACcatgagcagctctgctgccgAAGGAAAGAAGGGCAGTGCATCACAACCACCCATTCATTTCAGCAGCTCGTGCTGTGCAGTGACACCCTGAAGAAAGCCCTTCTCTACAAATACCCCTTTCTGATCTTGACAGATGCCAATATCAACAAAGAGCTGCGTCACTTTGCTTACAAGCAATACATTCACTGGAGCTTTGGCTCTTTTGATCTAGAAGACAGAGCTGTTGTCCCAAATTGCTGCAGGTGGAAAATTAGAGATACTTATCCCAAAGCAATCAACAACTATATTGGTTTTAATGTGGAATAA
- the P2RX4 gene encoding P2X purinoceptor 4, producing the protein MVSCGALQSFLFEYDTPRIVLIRSRKVGLVNRAVQLAILAYVIGWVFLWEKGYQETDSVVSSVITKVKGVTLTNTSALGARVWDVADYVIPPQEENAVFVMTNVILTLNQRQSRCPELPDDKTECRENNDCVPGYVSTHSNGIQTGECVQYNESVKTCEVFAWCPVENDYHVPKPAFLREAENFTILVKNNIWYPKFNFSKRNILPTINSTYLKNCIYDPQTDPFCPIFRLGKIVEAAGQDFQEMAVEGGVMALQINWDCNLDRAASHCVPKYSFRRLDNKDTAHTVSPGYNFRYAKYYKDSNGTESQTLVKAYGIRFDIIVFGKAGKFDVIPTMINIGSGLALFGVATVLCDIVVLYCMKKRYYYREKKYKYVEDYELGVGETYGTNS; encoded by the exons ATGGTGTCGTGTGGGGCTCTGCAGAGTTTCCTTTTCGAATACGACACCCCCCGCATCGTCTTGATCCGCAGCCGCAAAGTGGGGCTCGTCAACCGCGCCGTGCAGCTCGCCATCCTCGCCTATGTCATAGG CTGGGTCTTCCTGTGGGAGAAGGGCTACCAGGAAACGGACTCTGTGGTCAGTTCTGTAATCACGAAGGTGAAAGGAGTGACGCTGACAAACACATCTGCTTTGGGAGCCAGAGTCTGGGATGTCGCTGACTATGTCATCCCTCCTCAG GAGGAGAATGCTGTGTTTGTCATGACCAACGTGATACTTACACTAAACCAGCGCCAAAGCCGCTGCCCAGAG ctcccaGATGATAAAACAGAGTGCAGAGAAAACAACGACTGTGTTCCAGGATATGTCAGCACCCACAGCAACG GTATCCAGACTGGGGAGTGCGTACAGTACAACGAGAGCGTCAAGACCTGTGAAGTCTTTGCATGGTGCCCTGTGGAGAATGACTATCACGTACCCAA GCCTGCATTCCTGCGGGAAGCTGAGAACTTCACCATTCTGGTAAAGAACAACATTTGGTACCCCAAGTTCAACTTCAGCAA GCGAAACATCCTCCCCACTATCAACTCCACCTACCTGAAGAACTGCATCTATGACCCCCAGACAGATCCCTTCTGCCCTATCTTTCGTTTAGGGAAAATAGTTGAAGCTGCAGGCCAGGACTTCCAGGAAATGGCTGTGGAG GGTGGAGTCATGGCACTGCAGATCAACTGGGACTGTAACCTCgacagagctgcttcccacTGTGTGCCAAAATACTCCTTTCGGCGCCTCGACAACAAGGACACTGCCCACACCGTCTCACCTGGCTACAACTTCAG GTATGCGAAATACTACAAGGATAGCAATGGCACCGAATCACAGACGCTTGTCAAAGCTTATGGCATCCGCTTTGATATCATAGTGTTTGGAAAG GCAGGAAAATTTGATGTAATTCCTACCATGATTAACATTGGCTCTGGCTTAGCACTGTTTGGTGTG GCAACAGTGCTGTGCGACATTGTTGTTCTGTACTGCATGAAGAAGAGGTACTACTATCGggagaagaaatacaaatacgTGGAAGATTATGAACTG GGAGTCGGTGAGACATATGGAACAAACTCCTGA